In one window of Gossypium arboreum isolate Shixiya-1 chromosome 4, ASM2569848v2, whole genome shotgun sequence DNA:
- the LOC108459729 gene encoding E3 ubiquitin-protein ligase PUB24-like has translation MDDIEVPKYFLCPISLQITKDPVTATTGITYDRESIEQWLLTYKNTSCPVTQQPLPPESDLTPNHTLRRLIQSWCTENASLGVDRIPTPKPSLDKSHFFKLIKQLQQPGSNIKALQKLDFLAAKNERNRKFMVETGVPKALLSFIVNCFEEISNQGLAEALRVLVFIRIPLAEAKIFLQEYNDQIIKSLIWVLGCEFKPQVMVKSHAVLALKTMIQAASSGFLERLEPPFFEMITGVLKQTTTVSQQGMNAALHALLIACPWGRNRLMMVESGAVSALIELELGIPEKRTTELILGILFHLCCCADGRAEFLSHKGGLAVVTKRIMKVSPTADDRAVFILSLISKFVATNPVLEEMVEVGTVTKLCMLLQVDSTAPYLKSKAMGILRSHTDEWRKFPCIDKTFHKVY, from the coding sequence atggatgacATTGAAGTTCCCAAGTATTTCCTCTGCCCTATATCTCTGCAAATTACGAAAGACCCGGTGACAGCCACAACCGGCATCACGTATGATAGAGAGAGCATTGAGCAATGGCTACTTACATACAAAAATACAAGCTGTCCAGTCACCCAGCAGCCTTTGCCTCCAGAATCTGATTTAACGCCTAACCATACGCTCCGCCGTTTAATCCAATCCTGGTGCACCGAGAACGCGTCGCTTGGCGTTGATCGGATTCCAACCCCTAAACCTTCCCTTGATAAATCTCATTTTTTTAAACTCATCAAACAGCTTCAACAACCTGGTTCCAATATCAAAGCCCTGCAAAAGCTGGATTTCTTGGCGGCCAAAAATGAAAGAAACCGGAAGTTCATGGTGGAAACAGGGGTGCCTAAAGCTCTGTTATCGTTCATCGTAAATTGTTTCGAGGAAATCTCTAATCAGGGCCTTGCAGAAGCCCTAAGGGTACTTGTTTTCATTCGAATTCCATTGGCAGAAGCAAAGATTTTTCTTCAAGAATATAATGATCAAATAATCAAATCCCTGATTTGGGTATTGGGATGTGAATTCAAACCCCAAGTTATGGTAAAATCCCACGCCGTTTTAGCATTGAAAACGATGATACAAGCAGCAAGCTCCGGTTTTCTTGAAAGATTAGAACCGCCCTTCTTTGAGATGATCACCGGAGTTTTGAAACAAACCACCACCGTCTCTCAGCAGGGAATGAACGCAGCTTTGCATGCGCTATTAATTGCTTGTCCTTGGGGAAGAAATCGGTTAATGATGGTTGAATCAGGTGCCGTTTCCGCGCTTATCGAGCTTGAATTGGGAATACCGGAGAAGAGAACCACGGAGCTTATTCTGGGAATACTTTTCCACCTATGTTGTTGTGCAGATGGGAGAGCTGAGTTCCTTAGCCATAAAGGCGGTCTCGCCGTTGTGACAAAGAGGATTATGAAGGTGTCCCCGACGGCTGATGACCGAGCCGTGTTCATCCTTTCGTTGATAAGCAAATTCGTAGCCACAAATCCGGTTCTTGAAGAAATGGTGGAAGTTGGAACCGTAACAAAGCTTTGCATGCTGCTACAAGTTGACAGTACTGCACCATACTTGAAATCAAAAGCAATGGGAATCCTTAGATCACACACTGATGAGTGGCGCAAGTTCCCTTGCATCGACAAAACATTTCACAAGGTATATTAA